In Terriglobales bacterium, one genomic interval encodes:
- the ccmA gene encoding heme ABC exporter ATP-binding protein CcmA codes for MAETAVVLTNVSKLFGRFAALREVSAEFAPGRLYAVFGENGAGKSTLLRVMAGLTHPTSGTVALLGSTELREVTAQLGYMAHAPLLYDELSGMENLLYFAGLYGAAAPTRCAQAMEEVGLDPALARPAGQYSQGMRQRLSLARALLHDPKLLLLDEPFSNVDVTSARAMAKLLGARRDRGLTIFLVTHQVAHAEGIADESLWLAAGRLAARAPGTAAARLGAQP; via the coding sequence GTGGCCGAGACTGCGGTCGTCCTCACCAACGTCAGCAAGCTCTTCGGGCGCTTCGCGGCGTTGCGCGAGGTGAGCGCGGAGTTCGCGCCGGGGCGGCTCTACGCCGTCTTCGGCGAGAATGGAGCGGGCAAGTCCACACTGCTGCGGGTGATGGCGGGCCTCACGCATCCCACCTCCGGCACGGTGGCCTTGCTGGGCTCCACCGAGCTACGTGAGGTCACCGCCCAGCTCGGCTACATGGCGCACGCTCCCCTGCTCTACGACGAACTGAGCGGCATGGAGAACCTGCTCTACTTCGCCGGGCTCTACGGCGCGGCGGCGCCCACCCGTTGCGCGCAGGCCATGGAAGAGGTGGGGCTGGATCCCGCGCTGGCGCGTCCCGCAGGACAATACTCGCAGGGCATGCGGCAGCGGCTCTCGCTGGCGCGGGCGCTGCTCCACGATCCCAAGCTGCTGCTGCTGGACGAGCCCTTCTCCAACGTGGACGTCACCTCGGCGCGGGCCATGGCCAAGCTGCTGGGGGCGCGCCGCGACCGCGGCCTCACCATCTTCCTGGTCACGCACCAGGTGGCGCACGCCGAGGGCATCGCCGACGAGTCGCTGTGGCTGGCGGCGGGACGGCTGGCCGCGCGCGCCCCGGGCACCGCCGCCGCCCGCCTGGGAGCGCAGCCATGA
- a CDS encoding cytochrome c maturation protein CcmE, whose translation MSSAQGKYLRFGLATVVILVSLGYLAYTGVQESKSYYVTIKELGTMGSSAHSKRLRVAGNVVPGSIKRQGSRMEFSLEEEGRTLAVDYRGTEAPPDTFKDNAQALVEGHYGEDGVFHATQIQAKCASKYAPAPGQGQPAAAAPAKSSS comes from the coding sequence ATGAGTTCCGCGCAGGGCAAGTACCTCCGATTCGGCCTGGCCACCGTGGTGATCCTGGTGTCGCTGGGCTACCTGGCCTACACCGGGGTGCAGGAGAGCAAGAGCTACTACGTCACCATCAAGGAGTTGGGGACGATGGGTTCAAGTGCCCACTCCAAGCGCCTGCGGGTGGCGGGCAACGTGGTGCCCGGCTCCATCAAACGCCAGGGCAGCCGCATGGAGTTCAGCCTGGAAGAAGAAGGGCGGACCCTGGCGGTGGATTACCGCGGCACGGAGGCCCCGCCCGACACCTTCAAGGACAACGCCCAGGCCCTGGTCGAGGGCCACTACGGCGAAGACGGCGTCTTCCACGCCACCCAGATCCAGGCCAAATGCGCCTCCAAGTATGCTCCCGCGCCGGGACAGGGGCAGCCCGCGGCCGCGGCCCCCGCCAAGTCCTCCAGCTAG